The Pelecanus crispus isolate bPelCri1 chromosome 30, bPelCri1.pri, whole genome shotgun sequence genome contains a region encoding:
- the ZC3H4 gene encoding zinc finger CCCH domain-containing protein 4 has protein sequence MSADSGKNFPPVSVFCNTNSCLTDMASSPRTGSDSLWEDGELEEGELEDDGGEEAQDPSESQERGRKEKGEKHHSDSDDEKAHRRMKRKRRKEREKEKRRSKKKRKSKHKRHASSSDDFSDYSEDSDFSPGEKGHRKYREYSPPYSSSHQQYPSSHSAPMPKKSYSKMESKNYSMYEDYENEEYGQYEGEEDEDMGKDDYDDFAKELNQYRRAKEGSHRGRGGRGRGRGYRGRGGRGGMRGGRGMGRGNRGRGRSDHPEEEEEMYDEEMEYCDNEEPIGDDEYDDYSKELNQYRRSKENRGRGLNRGRGRGPRGRGNKGMGRGRGRGGNRSGMGKGGGMNEDDDYYDDDMGDGGGGGNYRRNDHDKPHQQSDKKGKVICKYFVEGRCTWGDHCNFSHDIELPKKRELCKFYITGYCARAENCPYMHGDFPCKLFHTTGNCINGDDCMFSHDPLTEETRELLDKMLADDAEAGAEDEKEVEELKKQGINPLPKPPPGVGLLPTPPRPPGPPAPTSPNGRPIPGGPPPPPPPPLPPPGPQMPPPMHEPLSPQQLQQQQDMYKKIPSLFEIVVRPTGQLAEKLGVRFPGPGGPPGPMPGPMHPDMHPDMHPDMHPDMHPDMHPDMHPDMHPDMHPDMHPDMPMGPGMNPGPPMGPGPPMMPYGPDDSPHSGMMPPVPPAQGFYDNFYQQQEGLEMDHGMMGDPEDYGGYEDMEGPPGEHMFPDPSLDHDALCEGGPPGLPKPPGSIPDFMPSAQRALYLRIQQKQQEEEERARRLAESNKQERENEEGDTGNWYSSDEDDGGSSVSSILKTLRQQSSSRPHTQPSHGEIGLPSGVSDPRLQKAQAGGSGRPADPRLRDPRLSRNTDLSVPSLPGDSGPTDPRLARHIPSSAPKPEAPHSSIVGSQKLPLLPDEEEGERALRDKPVSIPLDALPGHSLRDPRSQLQQFSHIKKDVVLNKPNFARMILWSPEDLIPLPIPKQEFIPVPAALQSMPTLDPRLNRPQTGLSDPRQRGGAASGDASSSSGAGLPDFELLSRILKTVNAAGSPSSGQSDKPSDPRMRKAPADPRLQKSAEMGVSRVPKTGEAVSAGDAAPAIAPYDPRLLTAGGLSKGSGQSSVLSAISLYDPRTPSSGSKAEPPNEGNSSSKSSDSGKTTGKTKEPLFVRRSALDQPESEKASAESATDRYNSYNRPRPKAAAAAAAPSTQESAPQPGVHNLPVPSVYGMVKQSAKSGSGSPFAGNSPAQDSEQQDAASLKDVFKGFDPTASPFCQ, from the exons CGCCACGCTTCTTCCAGCGATGACTTCTCTGATTACAGTGAGGACTCGGACTTCAGTCCTGGTGAAAAGGGACACAGAAAATACCGGGAATACAGCCCTCCCTACTCTTCT TCCCACCAGCAGTATCCGTCCTCTCACAGCGCTCCCATGCCAAAGAAGAGCTACTCTAAAATGGAGAGCAAGAATTACAGCATGTACGAGGACTACGAGAATGAGGAGTACGGTCAGTACGAGGGGGAAGAGGATGAAGATATGGGGAAGGATGACTATGATGACTTCGCAAAAGAGCTGAATCAATACCGGAGAGCAAAGGAAGGCTCTCACCGGGGGCGAG GCGGCCGTGGCCGAGGCAGAGGGTACCGCGGGCGAGGTGGCAGAGGGGGAATGAGAGGAGGCCGAGGCATGGGCCGAGGGAACCGAGGGCGAGGCAGAAGTGACCACCccgaggaagaggaagaaatgtaTGACGAAGAGATGGAA TACTGCGATAATGAGGAGCCCATCGGCGATGATGAGTACGACGACTACTCAAAAGAGCTGAATCAGTATCGCAGGAGTAAGGAGAACCGTGGACGGG GTTTAAATCGAGGACGTGGTCGTGGCcccagaggaaggggaaataaaggAATGGGCAGAGGACGAGGCAGAGGTGGAAACAGAAGTGGAATGGGGAAGGGTGGTGGAATGAATGAAGACGACGACTACTACGATGACGACATGGGA gatggaggaggtggtggaAATTACCGGCGGAACGACCACGATAAACCCCACCAGCAGTCAGATAAGAAAGGGAAAGTGATCTGCAAATACTTTGTGGAAGGCAGATGTACCTGG GGCGACCACTGCAATTTCAGTCACGACATTGAACTACCAAAGAAACGGGAACTGTGCAAGTTCTATATCACCGGCTACTGCGCCAGGGCTGAAAACTGCCCTTACATGCATG GGGACTTCCCATGCAAGCTGTTCCACACTACGGGCAACTGTATCAACGGGGATGACTGCATGTTTTCCCACGATCCACTCACAGAGGAGACGCGGGAGCTTCTGGACAAG ATGCTGGCAGATGATGCAGAAGCAGGCGCAGAGGATGAGAAAGAAGTTGAAGAGCTAAAGAAACAGGGCATCAATCCTCTCCCCAAACCACCCCCTGGGGTCGGCCTGCTGCCCACGCCTCCTCGCCCTCCCGGACCGCCGGCTCCAACGTCTCCAAATGGGAGACCGATTCCCGGAGGccctcctccccctccgccACCACCACTTCCACCACCGGGGCCGCAGATGCCGCCACCGATGCACGAACCCCTGTcaccacagcagctgcagcaacaaCAGGACATGTACAAGAAGATCCCCTCACTGTTTGAGATTGTTGTGCGGCCGACCGGGCAGCTTGCGGAGAAGCTgggagtgag GTTCCCTGGGCCAGGAGGACCCCCGGGACCAATGCCTGGACCCATGCACCCCGACATGCACCCCGACATGCACCCAGACATGCATCCTGACATGCACCCAGACATGCACCCGGACATGCATCCTGATATGCACCCGGACATGCACCCAGACATGCACCCGGACATGCCGATGGGCCCGGGAATGAATCCCGGCCCTCCGATGGGTCCCGGACCCCCCATGATGCCCTACGGACCGGATGATTCCCCTCACTCTGGCATGATGCCGCCTGTCCCACCAGCACAAGGTTTCTATGATAATTTCTACCAGCAGCAAGAAGGTCTGGAGATGGATCACGGCATGATGGGAGACCCAG AAGACTACGGTGGTTATGAGGACATGGAAGGGCCTCCAGGAGAGCACATGTTCCCTGATCCATCCTTGGATCACGATGCCTTGTGCGAAGGAGGCCCGCCTGGCTTACCGAAACCGCCGGGCAGCATTCCTGATTTCATGCCGTCGGCGCAAAGAGCGCTTTACTTGAGAatccagcagaagcagcaagaggaagaggagagagctCGGAGACTAGCTGAGAGCAATAAGCAGGAGCGTGAAAATGAGGAAG gcGATACCGGTAACTGGTATTCCAGTGACGAAGATGACGGTGGAAGTAGCGTCAGCTCCATATTGAAAACCCTAAGGCAACAAAGCTCCAGCAGACCTCACACCCAACCCTCCCATGGAGAAATCGGGCTGCCCTCCGGTGTGAGTGACCCTCGCCTGCAAAAAGCCCAAGCAGGAGGGAGCGGTCGTCCTGCCGATCCGCGTTTACGAGATCCCAGGCTTTCCCGAAACACAGACCTTTCCGTCCCATCTCTCCCTGGGGATTCGGGACCCACCGACCCCAGGCTCGCACGACACATTCCCTCCTCCGCCCCTAAACCAGAAGCTCCTCATTCCAGCATCGTCGGCAGTCAGAaactccccctgctccccgacgaggaggaaggggaaagggctCTACGGGATAAACCGGTCAGCATCCCCCTTGATGCTCTCCCGGGCCATTCCCTGCGGGATCCTcgctcccagctgcagcagttCAGTCACATCAAGAAAGACGTCGTCCTCAACAAACCCAACTTTGCCCGGATGATCCTGTGGAGCCCGGAGGATTTGATTCCGCTACCGATCCCAAAGCAAGAGTTTATTCCCGTCCCAGCTGCCCTTCAATCCATGCCTACCCTTGATCCGCGTCTTAACAGACCCCAAACGGGTCTTTCCGATCCCAGGCAGAGGGGGGGAGCCGCGTCGGGGGACGCCAGTTCCTCCTCAGGCGCTGGTCTCCCTGATTTCGAGCTCCTGTCAAGGATATTAAAGACTGTGAATGCCGCCGGCAGCCCATCTTCCGGCCAGAGTGACAAACCCAGTGACCCTCGGATGCGGAAAGCCCCTGCCGATCCCAGGTtacaaaaatctgcagaaatggGGGTTTCTAGAGTCCCTAAAACCGGAGAGGCGGTGTCTGCCGGAGATGCCGCCCCAGCTATCGCTCCCTATGACCCTCGGCTGCTGACGGCCGGCGGGCTGAGCAAAGGCAGCGGGCAAAGCAGCGTGCTGAGCGCCATCAGCTTGTACGATCCCAGGACTCCAAGCTCAGGCAGCAAAGCTGAGCCTCCTAACGAAGGCAACTCATCCTCCAAATCCTCGGATTCTGGCAAAACCACCGGCAAAACCAAGGAACCCCTTTTCGTCCGGCGCTCGGCATTGGATCAGCCTGAATCGGAGAAGGCAAGTGCCGAATCCGCTACGGACAGGTACAACAGCTATAACCGGCCTCGTCCCaaagccgccgccgccgctgccgccccgtCTACCCAAGAATcggccccccagcccggggTACACAACCTCCCGGTCCCCTCCGTTTACGGCATGGTCAAACAAAGTGCCAAATCCGGATCGGGAAGCCCGTTCGCGGGGAACAGCCCGGCGCAGGACAGTGAGCAGCAGGACGCCGCTTCCCTTAAAGATGTCTTTAAGGGTTTCGATCCCACGGCTTCCCCTTTCTGCcagtag
- the LOC142596312 gene encoding protein phosphatase 1 regulatory subunit 14A-like — protein sequence MAANRVGRRQGRGGSPGRSLAARRPPPPARSPGLQRRPARVTVKYNRRELQRRLDTEQWIDGRLEELYRGREGEMPDEVNIDDLLELETDEERAQKLQGILQSCTADTEQDFIRELLAQLKGLPKQQVLQRPSPEDPTPSP from the exons ATGGCGGCGAACCGCGTGGGGCGgcggcaggggcggggggggtccccgggccgCTCCCTCGCtgcccggcgccccccgccccccgcccgcagccccgggctccAGCGGCGACCGGCCAGGGTCACGGTCAAGTACAACCGGCGGGAGCTGCAGCGGCGGCTGGACACGGAGCAGTGGATCGACGGGCGGCTGGAGGAGCTCTACCGGGGGCGG GAGGGGGAGATGCCGGACGAGGTGAACATCGACgacctcctggagctggagacGGACGAGGAGCGAGCCCAGAAGCTGcag GGCATCCTGCAGTCGTGCACCGCCGACACCGAG CAGGATTTCATACGGGAGCTCCTGGCCCAACTCAAGGGGCTACCGAAACAGCAAGTCCTGCAGCGACCCAGCCCGGAGgaccccaccccctccccgtgA